AGCCCGACGAGGCTTGCCCATGCGCCGAAGCGCACGAGCCGGACCGCGCGCCCGGCGCCAAGGCCCTCGGCGGCGTAGCGGGCGCCGAAGATCAGGGCCAGATCGACCATCAGGATGAACGCGACGGCCTGCCCGGCCGGATCGACGAGGCCGATCGCCAGCATGGCCAGGCCGGCATGTGCCGTGACGGTCCAGTCGAGCGCGGCGCCGCGCTCGCGGGCGAAGAACGCCAGGAGCGCGCCGAACGTCAGCGCCACAAGCCCTGGTCCGAGCGTGGCGGCCGACATCCCGGCCTCGGAGCGCGACGGGGTGATCACCTGCAGCGCCATCGCCAGGCCGGCCACGGTCGGCGCGAGGCGGATGCCGATCGCTTGCCACAGCGCTGCCGGACGGCTGCGCGGGACGGACCACCACAGCGGGTACATGCCGGCGCGGACGAGGCTGGCGGCCTCCAGGTAGAAGCGCCGCGTGCCGGTCAGGCCTGCAAGGAGCATGAACAGACCGGCCTGACCCGCCAGCAGCCCCTGCCGGCCCCCGCCGACGACGGCAAGTGTCGCGTCGAGGACGATCCAGCCGAACACGAGGCCGAGCCGCTCCGTGCCGGCCGACGCCATCAGCGCGGCGGCGGCGCAGACGGCCAGCGGCGCGGCCGCCGTGCCCTCCTCGGCCAATGCCCGCAGCGCGGCGACGAGGCCGAGCAGGCCGATCACGGTGAGCGCGATCGCCACGAGGGCGTTCGACTCGAGCGCCGGGCCGTCGCCGTCGAGCCATGGCGACAGGATGAGGCGGACGGGCGGCGCCCCGCGCAGGCCGAGCGCGGCGAGGGACAGCGCGGAACCGAGCGCCGCAGTCGCTGCCGCGACCGGCGCGAGGCGGCGCAAGCGGTCGGCCAGCGGCCACGGGAAGGCGGCGACGAGCGCGGCGATCCCGAGCAGAACCGGCGGGGCGGCGAGGAGGGCTCGGATCATCGAGGGCCGAACGTCATCCGCCGCGCGGACGGTGCACGAGCGTGGCCGGCCCCTCGCACGTCGTCACGGTGCCTCGCCGCGCATCACCATGCGGAACGTGCTCGCGGCGTGCTGCAGGGCACCGATCGCCCGCGTGAAGACGGCCTTGAAGTCCTCCGGTGGATCGACGTAGATCTCGACGGCCGCGATCGTGTCCGTCTCGTCCGGGCGGACGTACACCTTGGCCACCTTCGTCGTCGCCGTCGCGTGGTTGGCAGCGGCCTTGGCCCGCAGGAGCTCGTCCGGGTTCTCGATCGACCAGAAGTTCGGGTAGACGACGCGAAAGTACACCGCATCGTCGGCATCGACATCGATGTAGTAGAGGCCACCCTCGACCTTGAAGACGACATCGCCATCATTGTCGATGGTCGGGCGATAGCCCTCGCCGCTCAGGAAGTCCATGTACAGTTCGGCCGGTCCGCTCACCGTCAACCCTCCTCTGACAACCGATCGTCGTTCCCGCGGTCACGTCCGCACGGCCGCGTCTGCTCGACGCATGGCGCGGCGCCGGATGGCCCCGGCCGGCATCGCGACCGGATCATAGCGCGACTGCCCTCCGGCGCGGTACCCGGTGGCGGCGATCCGCTGCGCGGAGCCCGCACGCGTCGCGGGCGCAACAGGCGCATGCGCCTCCGGCCGGCCCGGCTCACCGCACTTCCGCCCACCACCCGTGCCGCCCGGGCGGGCAGCGGATCGCCGCCGCGATCACCGCGTAGATCCGGCGGAGGTCCTCGGCATCGGGGGCGTACGCGTACAGCGCCGGGTCGCTGGCGATCGCCTCGAGCAGCGCACCGTCCAGCGCACCGGGCGCGCCGACGCCGACGGTGTGGACGCGCACGCCGCCCGCGCGCACCTCGGCCGCAGCGAGGAGCACCGCTTCGGTCGTCACCCCGCTCGGCAGACCGTCCGTCAGGAGGACGACGACGTCGGCACGGCCGGCGGACGGCGGGCCGTCCGCGGTGACGGCGGCAGCGGCTTGGCGCAGCGCCAGGTCCAACCGCGTGCCGGCGTCCAGTCGCTGCGGCAAATCGTCGAGCGCCGCACCGAGCACGTCCGCATCCGCGGACAGCGCGGCGGCGGTGAAGGCGAGCTGGTTGAAGCCGACGACTGCGGCGCGGTCGCCGGGCGCACCATCGGCGCCGGGCGCCAGCTGAAGCAGCCCGACGAACGTTCGCGCCGCCTCGATGGCCGCATCGAGCTTCGTGCGGCCCCCTCGGCCGAGCTGCAGCATGCTCTGCGAGACGTCGATCGCCAGCGCGACATCGACGCGCGGCTTCGGGCAGTCCTCGCGGAGAGCGAGCGGCAGGTAGATCGGCACGGGTACGCGCGTGGCGGTGGCCGTCGGGGTGGCGGTGGCGGTGGCCGTCGGGGTCGATGTCGGCGTCGGCGTGCGGGTTCGGGTGGGCGGGCGTGTGGCGGTCGGCAAGGACGTCGCGGTGGCGGTCGGCGTGTCGGACGGCACCGGCGTCGGCGTGGCCGTCGGTGTCGGCGGCGGGGGGAGGGCCAGGGACGGGCCGATGAAGCAAAGGTGTTCGGCGTTGCCGTCATCGCTTTGCGCCACCGTGTCGTCGTCGCCGACGACGACGAGCATCTGGGCGACGGGCGTGCC
Above is a window of Candidatus Avedoeria danica DNA encoding:
- a CDS encoding VWA domain-containing protein; protein product: MTASQRRPDGTSARRVRAASAIAAFLALAHPSDAAPRAYAQTLLPPGIFVSAEVAGSNQPSRQAVADLADDWHAAALAAGLTVGIVGDIDDAQLPLVVRGPAGERVTLSLRDVVRADLARPSGVGRAAGTQGGAASGTSATMQGGAPKPEPRYQAKAPYYNESAGETDSRNGLLFTFAPPAAAFGAWFGDVETRTDGRGTAAVLRLIDARGNRIGVDVRLEPTTADQSRCGSPADDAFEGCGNGTTRWIGFGAALGTPVAQMLVVVGDDDTVAQSDDGNAEHLCFIGPSLALPPPPTPTATPTPVPSDTPTATATSLPTATRPPTRTRTPTPTSTPTATATATPTATATRVPVPIYLPLALREDCPKPRVDVALAIDVSQSMLQLGRGGRTKLDAAIEAARTFVGLLQLAPGADGAPGDRAAVVGFNQLAFTAAALSADADVLGAALDDLPQRLDAGTRLDLALRQAAAAVTADGPPSAGRADVVVLLTDGLPSGVTTEAVLLAAAEVRAGGVRVHTVGVGAPGALDGALLEAIASDPALYAYAPDAEDLRRIYAVIAAAIRCPPGRHGWWAEVR